A stretch of the Danio rerio strain Tuebingen ecotype United States chromosome 18, GRCz12tu, whole genome shotgun sequence genome encodes the following:
- the zdhhc7 gene encoding palmitoyltransferase ZDHHC7 has protein sequence MQSSGQRLRDVEQHQPLLSGGEEEVTAGRVWFIQDSCGMVCAFMTWSLVMYAEFVVNFVMLLPSKNFWYTLINGVAFNFLAVLALTSHLRTMLTDPGAVPKGNATKEYMESLQLKPGEVIYKCPKCCSIKPERAHHCSICKRCIRKMDHHCPWVNNCVGENNQRFFVLFTMYIASISLHALCLSGFHFFTCVKVQWNECSDFSPPVAVMLLIFLCLEALLFLTFTAVMFGTQIHSICNDETEIERLKNEKPTWERRVRWDGMKAVFGGPPSLLWFNPFAGLRLRMLMVRARRSGAEFSV, from the exons ATGCAGTCTTCAGGACAGCGGTTGAGGGATGTGGAGCAGCACCAGCCTCTGCTCAGTGGAGGGGAAGAGGAGGTGACGGCCGGCCGCGTCTGGTTCATCCAGGACAGCTGCGGGATGGTATGCGCCTTCATGACCTGGTCCCTAGTCATGTACGCTGAATTCGTGGTGAACTTTGTCATGCTGCTCCCCTCCAAAAACTTCTGGTACACTCTAATCAACGGCGTGGCGTTTAACTTTCTGGCCGTGCTGGCGCTGACGTCGCACCTGAGGACCATGCTGACAGATCCG GGTGCAGTTCCCAAAGGAAACGCCACTAAGGAATACATGGAGAGTCTGCAGCTGAAGCCTGGAGAGGTCATTTACAAATGTCCCAAGTGCTGCAGCATTAAACCAGAGAGAGCACACCACTGCAG TATCTGTAAGAGATGCATCAGGAAGATGGATCATCACTGTCCTTGGGTCAACAACTGTGTGGGCGAAAACAATCAGCGATTCTTTGTCCTCTTCACT ATGTATATAGCCTCCATTTCATTGCATGCCCTGTGTCTGAGTGGTTTCCACTTCTTCACCTGTGTCAAAGTCCAGTGGAACG AGTGCAGTGATTTCTCTCCACCTGTGGCAGTAATGCTGCTGATTTTCCTGTGTCTGGAAGCACTACTGTTTCTCACATTCACTGCCGTCATGTTCGGCACTCAGATTCACTCCATCTGTAACGATGAGACG GAGATCGAGAGGCTGAAGAATGAAAAGCCCACGTGGGAGCGGCGGGTGCGATGGGATGGAATGAAGGCAGTTTTCGGCGGACCACCGTCGCTGCTGTGGTTCAACCCTTTCGCTGGACTGCGTCTCCGTATGCTGATGGTTCGAGCCCGCAGGAGCGGAGCTGAGTTTTCTGTTTGA